The Alcaligenes aquatilis genome contains the following window.
CACGCCAGCCCGGAAGGGCTGGTGGCTGCCGGTCTGGATTTAAGTGTTCCACGTCTGCTAGAAGCCTACAGTCAGGGCATGTTTCCCTGGTACAGCCCTGGCGACCCGGTACTGTGGTGGTCGCCTGATCCGCGCATGGTGCTGGAAGTGGACAAATTCAAGATTTCCCGCTCCTTGGGCAAGAAGCTGCGCCAGATTGCACGCCAGCAAGATCAGAACGAGGCCCGCCTTCGTGTCACCTGCGATCTGGCTTTCGAGCAAGTCATCGGCCAATGCGCCGCGCAACGCAGCGCCACCGGTACCTGGATCAGCCCGGATATTCAGCAGGTCTATACCGACTTGCATCACAGCGGCTACGCCCACAGCATAGAAACCTGGATGGATAACAAGCTGGTCGGTGGTTTGTATGGCGTGAATCTGGGCCGCTTCTTTTTTGGCGAATCCATGTTTGCCTTACAAACCGATGCCAGCAAAATAGCCCTGGCCCATCTGGTGGATTTTCTGAAATTTGCCGGGATACCGTATATAGACTGCCAGCAAGAGACATCGCATCTGGCCAGTCTGGGCGCCAGCCCCATTCCCCGAGCGGATTTCATGGATGCCCTGGCCTGGGCCATGAACCAGCCCAGCCCGGTTTGGCCACACGGGGCTTTGCAACTAGGCCAGCCCCCAACTTGCTAGGCTGGCGCGAGCATCCCATAATGGCTCTATCACGCTTGGCAGAGTCGCATGAATTATCCCAAAGCACCCACCAGTCCCCAAACGCTGCAATTCTATTCCACGGCCAGCTACCGTTGCAGCTACCTGCCAGAACAACAGGCACGCTCTCTGGTTGCCGCTCCTGCGCACCTGATTAACGACGCGGTTTACTCCAAGCTAGTCCAACAAGGCTTCCGACGCAGCGGCACCTTTACCTATCGTCCCTATTGCGACCAATGCCGCGCTTGCCAGCCCTTGCGTTGCGACACTCTGCACTTTCAGCCTGACCGTGCCCAGCGCCGTGCCAAAAAACGTCATGGCCATCTGATCGTGCAAGATCTGCCCCTGCACTGGAACGCCGAGCACTACGAGCTGTATCGCCGCTACCAGGCCAGCCGCCATCCCGGTGCCGGCATGGACGAAGACGACCAGTCCCAGTACGCCCAGTTTCTGCTGGCCAGCCATGTCACCTCACGCCTGCTGGAGTTTCGCGAGCCCGACGGCACCTTGAAAATCGTGGCGGTCATTGATGTGCTGCAAGACGGACTCTCCGCTGTCTATACCTTTTTTGATCCCGACGACACCGGCAGTCTGGGCACCTACGCCGTACTCTGGCAACTGGATTATTGCCGTCAACAATCCCTGCCCTGGCTCTATTTAGGCTATTGGATCGAAGAAAGCCGTAAAATGACCTACAAAACCCGCTTTCGCCCCTACCAGCTCCTGATAAAAGGTCGTTGGGAATGGCTGGCTTAACGTCCTCTTTTATCGATCCCCATGTCTGCCCTATTCAGCCTTTATCCCTTGGCTCGCCGGGTGCTGTTCAGTCTGGATGCTGAACACGCCCACGAACTGACTCTGAAATCCCTGCATTGCGCCCACCAAACCCCTATTTTGGGCAGCTTGCTCAAAAGCCTGCCCAGCAAGCCTCTGGAACTGATGGGCATGAAGCTACGCAATCCCGTAGGGCTGGCCGCTGGTCTGGATAAGAATGGCGCACATATCGATGCCTTGGGCGCACTGGGCTTTGGTTTTGTTGAAGTCGGCACCGTTACTCCGAAAGCACAGCCCGGCAATCCCAAACCTCGCCTGTTCCGTCTGCCTGAAGCCAATAGCCTGATCAACCGCTTTGGCTTTAACAACGACGGCCTGGACACCTTTATCGAGAATGTGCGTAAAAGCCAGTTTCGTTCACAAGGTGGCATTCTGGGTCTGAACATTGGCAAGAACGCGAGCACGCCTATTGAGCAGGCCGATCAGGACTATCTGACCTGCCTGCGTGCGGTCTACCCTCACGCCGATTACGTCACTGTGAATATCTCTTCGCCTAATACGCAAAACCTACGTGCACTGCAAGCTCAAGACGAGCTGGCTCGCCTGCTGGGCTCCTTGCAGACGCTGCGTACCGAATTAGCAGAAGAACACCAACGCTACGTGCCTATCGTAGTGAAAATCGCACCCGATCTGGATCAATCGCAAATTGATGCCATCGCTGACACCGTTCCCTCGCAAGGACTGGACGGCATTATTGCCACCAACACCACCTTGTCACGTGAGGCCGTTCAAGGTTTGCAGCATGGTCAAGAGCAAGGCGGTTTGTCCGGCCCACCGGTGCACGAGCTGTCCTTGAACGTCATTCGTCGTCTGCGCGAGCAATTGGGACCGGACTTCCCGATTATTGGTGTGGGCGGTATTGAATCCGGCCGTCAGGCTCAGGAAAAAATCCAGGCAGGTGCCCAGGCGGTGCAGCTATATACCGGCTTGATTTACAAAGGCCCCGCACTGATTTCCGAGTGCATTCGCGCTCTGTAAAACGCCTATTGCCCGCTTGATGCGGGCAACCGTATCCAGAAACAAATTGGCAACTTGCACTGCACGAAGCAAAAAAGCCAGCTCATCGAGCTGGCTTTTCCTTTAACACCTGATCAAATCAGGCAAGCAACGATTTACTTCTTGCTGGTAGCAGCAGTTGCAGCAGCGGCAGCCGCTTCAACCGTTTTGTTGCTGGCTTCAGTCACTTGAGCAGCCGCTTTCAAGCTGGCGTTGGTAGCAGCCTGGATGTTGCTTTCAGCAGCATCAGCAGCTTGGCGAGCCGCCTTAACAACGGTCTCAGCAGCATTGGAAGCCGTGGCGAAGGAGGACTTCAACAAAGCAACAGCGCTTTCGGTGCCGGTAGGGGCATTTTTGGCCAGTTGGTCAATCGCGTCAGCAGCGTGCTGTTGACCTTGAGCCAGTTGAGCCTCAGCGATACGCGACAGATTCAGTTGCAGGTCGGAGAAAATGTCGTACACGCTTTTGCCGTATTCCAGAGCCTGAGCAGCATTAGGCTTGGCCACGTTTTGCGACAGGGCCACAACGTCTTGCACGTCTTTGGCATTGATGACTTGCTGGGATTGGCCAGCCGCTTGTTCCAGCGAACTGCGCAGCAGATTCAGGTTCAGACCAACCAGCTTTTCAAAGCCTTGCAGCAATTGACCTTGGGCAGCGAACAGGTTGTTCAAAGTAGCTTGTTGGGATTCCAGTACGTTTTGTGGAATAGCACTCATGATGTTTTCCTTGGAGATACGTGGCCTGGGTCAAGCCAACGTGAAATTAATGTCAGTGTTACTAGACAAGGGTCTGTAGAAGGCCCAGCCCACTCGCAACTACGCAAGGCAAAC
Protein-coding sequences here:
- a CDS encoding quinone-dependent dihydroorotate dehydrogenase; its protein translation is MSALFSLYPLARRVLFSLDAEHAHELTLKSLHCAHQTPILGSLLKSLPSKPLELMGMKLRNPVGLAAGLDKNGAHIDALGALGFGFVEVGTVTPKAQPGNPKPRLFRLPEANSLINRFGFNNDGLDTFIENVRKSQFRSQGGILGLNIGKNASTPIEQADQDYLTCLRAVYPHADYVTVNISSPNTQNLRALQAQDELARLLGSLQTLRTELAEEHQRYVPIVVKIAPDLDQSQIDAIADTVPSQGLDGIIATNTTLSREAVQGLQHGQEQGGLSGPPVHELSLNVIRRLREQLGPDFPIIGVGGIESGRQAQEKIQAGAQAVQLYTGLIYKGPALISECIRAL
- the aat gene encoding leucyl/phenylalanyl-tRNA--protein transferase, with product MSLVWVTPDQALPSPEHASPEGLVAAGLDLSVPRLLEAYSQGMFPWYSPGDPVLWWSPDPRMVLEVDKFKISRSLGKKLRQIARQQDQNEARLRVTCDLAFEQVIGQCAAQRSATGTWISPDIQQVYTDLHHSGYAHSIETWMDNKLVGGLYGVNLGRFFFGESMFALQTDASKIALAHLVDFLKFAGIPYIDCQQETSHLASLGASPIPRADFMDALAWAMNQPSPVWPHGALQLGQPPTC
- a CDS encoding arginyltransferase, producing the protein MNYPKAPTSPQTLQFYSTASYRCSYLPEQQARSLVAAPAHLINDAVYSKLVQQGFRRSGTFTYRPYCDQCRACQPLRCDTLHFQPDRAQRRAKKRHGHLIVQDLPLHWNAEHYELYRRYQASRHPGAGMDEDDQSQYAQFLLASHVTSRLLEFREPDGTLKIVAVIDVLQDGLSAVYTFFDPDDTGSLGTYAVLWQLDYCRQQSLPWLYLGYWIEESRKMTYKTRFRPYQLLIKGRWEWLA
- the phaP gene encoding TIGR01841 family phasin (Members of this family are phasins (small proteins associated with inclusions such as PHA granules). Note that several different families of phasins have been named PhaP despite very little sequence similarity to each other.) gives rise to the protein MSAIPQNVLESQQATLNNLFAAQGQLLQGFEKLVGLNLNLLRSSLEQAAGQSQQVINAKDVQDVVALSQNVAKPNAAQALEYGKSVYDIFSDLQLNLSRIAEAQLAQGQQHAADAIDQLAKNAPTGTESAVALLKSSFATASNAAETVVKAARQAADAAESNIQAATNASLKAAAQVTEASNKTVEAAAAAATAATSKK